A region of Diospyros lotus cultivar Yz01 chromosome 3, ASM1463336v1, whole genome shotgun sequence DNA encodes the following proteins:
- the LOC127798073 gene encoding uncharacterized protein LOC127798073, producing MLPRCSRAVSYLSRVALRKDIAAARGLSGFSCRSYSQVAAVDTVAAGSAEKSHTNAPQVNLNKMFWSKPCSLSLAPDSPLRIEEPKYEGIRHIMLKLMLFYSKQSKSIRGANLVYRRITSQVDKPAIYNVFNLEKTFKTTFSLLLLHTWLFLRRMKQEGKEGVEFGQYLYEIYNHDVELRVSKAGVNLLLTRWMKDLEKIFYGNIVAYDAALLPESKQYELENVLWRNVFSDDGSSIPNDAGLHAVQAMSRYVRRESACLSLTDKEALFSGNFVFTSLENPSADSPSGQHVRR from the exons ATGTTGCCGAGATGCAGCAGAGCCGTGAGCTATCTATCTAGGGTTGCACTGCGGAAGGACATTGCAGCTGCAAGAGGTTTGAGCGGTTTTTCATGCCGGAGCTATTCGCAAGTCGCTGCCGTGGATACTGTCGCGGCGGGTTCGGCCGAGAAAAGCCATACCAATGCACCGCAG GTAAACTTGAATAAGATGTTTTGGTCTAAGCCCTGTTCATTGTCTCTGGCCCCTGATTCCCCTCTAAGGATTGAAGAACCAAAGTATGAGGGCATCCGGCACATTATGCTCAAGCTGATGCTGTTTTACAGTAAACAAAGCAAATCCATTCGAGGGGCAAATCTGGTTTACCGCCGCATCACATCTCAAGTTGATAAACCTGCTATCTATAATG TATTTAACTTGGAGAAAACCTTCAAAACCACGTTCTCTTTGCTTCTACTACACACGTGGCTGTTCTTACGAcgtatgaaacaagaaggaaaggaaGGTGTTGAGTTTGGGCAATACTTGTATGAGATCTACAATCACGATGTAGAGCTAAGAGTTTCCAAGGCTGGG GTTAACTTACTATTGACTAGATGGATGAAGgatttggaaaaaatattttatggaaaTATTGTTGCTTATGATGCTGCGCTACTTCCAGAATCTAAACAGTATGAGTTGGAAAATGTGCTGTGGAG AAATGTCTTCTCTGATGATGGCTCGTCAATACCAAATGATGCTGGACTACATGCTGTTCAG GCTATGTCAAGGTATGTTCGCAGGGAATCTGCTTGCCTTTCATTAACAG ATAAAGAAGCTCTATTTTCTGGGAACTTTGTGTTCACATCATTAGAGAATCCCTCGGCTGATTCGCCAAGTGGGCAGCATGTAAGACGTTGA
- the LOC127797891 gene encoding putative kinase-like protein TMKL1: MEHKHKLVLIMALTTFPILAILILVIIFLCLKNPAKDQTPETEAASEEEEDLIKFQGGEGLTVNDILEAPGEVVAKSRYGTLYRATPLRTNSAALLRFLRPACAGKMKELMPLILLLGSVRHPNLVPLFAFYAGPRGEKLMVHPFYSHATLAQFLREGNGNSQKWSIMHKISIGIARGLAHLHSGLQHPIIHGNLKSNNILLDRNYDPYVSDFGLHLLLNATAGQDMLQVSATQGYKAPELIKMKDASEETDVYSLGVILLEMLSGKEPINEKIPDHNSYLPNSTMRNWRLKHGIMDDLYHPDNFLEEKILKSFQLAMACCSPSPSHRPHTKQVLRKLEEIGD, encoded by the exons ATGGAACACAAGCACAAGCTCGTACTAATCATGGCATTAACCACTTTCCCGATCCTTGCAATTCTAATCTTAGTGATTATCTTCTTATGTCTGAAAAATCCGGCAAAAGATCAGACACCAGAAACAGAAGCTgcaagtgaagaagaagaagacttgaTCAAGTTCCAGGGTGGTGAAGGCCTCACAGTAAATGACATATTGGAGGCACCTGGTGAAGTTGTGGCAAAATCCAGATATGGCACGCTGTACAGAGCCACCCCGTTGAGGACTAATTCAGCTGCTCTGCTTCGGTTTCTGAGGCCGGCCTGTGCCGGGAAGATGAAGGAATTGATGCCTCTGATTCTACTGCTGGGATCAGTGAGGCATCCCAATTTGGTGCCACTGTTTGCATTTTATGCAGGGCCAAGGGGTGAGAAGCTGATGGTTCATCCGTTCTATAGCCATGCTACTTTGGCACAGTTCTTGAGAG AAGGAAATGGTAATTCCCAGAAATGGTCCATCATGCACAAGATCTCGATTGGAATTGCCAGAGGATTGGCTCATCTTCACTCTGGATTGCAGCACCCTATAATCCATGGAAATCTCAAGTCAAACAACATACTTCTGGATCGAAATTATGATCCATATGTGTCCGATTTTGGCCTGCATCTCCTCTTAAATGCCACTGCAGGCCAAGATATGCTTCAAGTTTCTGCAACTCAGGGATACAAAGCCCCTGAATTGATTAAAATGAAGGATGCCAGTGAAGAAACTGACGTTTACAGCCTTGGGGTGATATTACTAGAAATGCTTTCTGGTAAGGAGCCAATCAATGAGAAAATCCCTGATCATAATTCTTACTTGCCAAACAGCACCATGAGAAACTGGAGACTTAAGCATGGAATTATGGATGATCTGTACCATCCAGACAATTTTCTCGAAGAGAAAATCCTCAAATCCTTTCAGCTTGCAATGGCTTGCTGTTCTCCTTCACCTTCTCATAGGCCCCATACAAAGCAAGTCCTTAGAAAGCTTGAAGAAattggagattga
- the LOC127797890 gene encoding U-box domain-containing protein 35-like isoform X2 → MNESEIIQAKGLLGLPLPPSFTVAIAISGSRKSKYIVEWALQKFVPEGKLMFKLLHVRPKITTVPTPMGNSIPISQVRDDVAAAYIKEAEWQTNEKLLPYSNMCSRKKVQVEILQIESDDVVDAISREVDDSTISNLVIGASSHSIFSRGQKLSSKIAEGAPSFCTVYVVSKGKLSSLRPSDSVTIASFEDESRETVGRIEDDGSEASCSTKNSSSHSSGSQAGLVLSHSLLCSPSLPMQRFQALSTINQTLLHKKSNSIESSDYGISYPNIMEREDGTSSCPSNSDIGHPHGGPSSFRSLVTDHSLWTSDQASISDGPSDFSSESQINVNFELEKLRIELRHIRGMYAIAQSETIDASRKVNDLEKCRLEDTIKLKEVKIKEVEAKELAIQERVNYEAARREVKCVKACAEKEAAQKREAEIKASYEAKEKEKLENALMGHQQYQKFEWEEIVLATLSFSDSLRIGMGGYGIVYKCSLHHTTAAVKILHSKETHRTKQFQQELEILSRIRHPHLLILLGACPEHGCLVYEYMEYGSLEDRLFQKNNTPPIPWFERYRIAWEVASALAFLHHSQSQPIIHRDLKPANILLDRNLVSKIGDVGLSKMLHSDSSAISTVCQDTGPVGTFCYIDPEYQRTGLISPTSDVYAFGMVILQLLTAKPAIALTHVVETAIDDDRLVDVLDPEAGNWPIEETKELAVLGLRCTELRRRDRPDLRGEVLPALERLKEFANRARDMPSNEQMVAPNHFICPISKDVMEDPCVAADGYTYDREALEIWLRENDTSPLTNLPLPNKNLLPNYTLLSAIADWKSRKE, encoded by the exons ATGAATGAAAGTGAAATAATTCAGGCAAAAGGCCTGCTGGGATTGCCTCTTCCCCCGTCCTTCACTGTTGCAATAGCTATCAGTGGAAGCAGAAAAAGCAAATACATAGTCGAGTGGGCATTGCAGAAGTTTGTCCCAGAGGGCAAGTTAATGTTCAAGTTGCTCCATGTCCGTCCCAAAATAACCACGGTTCCAACACCAA TGGGAAATTCTATTCCTATTTCACAAGTGCGAGATGATGTAGCAGCTGCTTATATAAAGGAAGCGGAGTGGCAAACAAATGAAAAGCTCCTACCATACTCAAACATGTGTAGTCGGAAAAAG GTACAAGTGGAAATTCTACAAATTGAATCAGATGATGTTGTAGATGCAATATCAAGGGAGGTGGATGACTCAACTATCAGCAACCTTGTTATAGGAGCTTCATCCCACAGCATATTTTCGAG AGGACAGAAGTTATCCTCAAAAATCGCAGAAGGTGCTCCAAGCTTTTGTACCGTTTATGTTGTTTCAAAGGGAAAGCTGTCCTCTCTGCGCCCATCTGATTCAGTAACAATTGCAAGTTTCGAGGATGAAAGTAGGGAAACAGTTGGAAGAATTGAAGATGATGGTAGCGAGGCAAGTTGCTCTACTAAGAATTCATCAAGTCACAGTTCTGGCTCACAAGCAG GCTTGGTTCTTTCACATTCTCTTTTGTGCTCTCCTTCCCTACCGATGCAGCGGTTTCAAGCTCTTTCGACTATAAACCAGACCCTTCTTCACAAGAAATCAAATTCAATTGAAAGTAGTGATTATGGAATCTCGTATCCAAATATCATGGAAAGGGAAGACGGAACGAGCTCTTGTCCTAGCAACTCGGATATTGGTCATCCACATGGTGGGCCATCTAGTTTCAGAAGCTTGGTAACGGACCATTCATTATGGACATCTGATCAGGCTTCAATCTCAGACGGTCCTTCAGATTTTTCATCCGAAAGCCAG ATCAATGTCAATTTTGAGCTAGAAAAACTGAGAATCGAACTGAGACATATTCGAGGAATGTATGCAATAGCTCAGAGTGAGACAATTGATGCTTCTAGGAAG gTAAATGATCTTGAGAAGTGCCGATTGGAAGACACAATCAAGCTTAAGGAGGTAAAAATTAAGGAGGTGGAAGCAAAAGAATTGGCAATACAAGAGAGAGTAAATTATGAAGCTGCAAGAAGGGAGGTTAAGTGTGTGAAGGCATGTGCTGAAAAAGAGGCTGCACAAAAGAGAGAAGCAGAGATTAAAGCTTCGTATGAagcaaaggagaaagaaaaacttgagaatgcACTGATGGGCCATCAGCAGTACCAGAAGTTTGAATGGGAGGAAATTGTGTTGGCCACTTTATCTTTCTCTGACAGTCTTAGAATTGGAATGGGAGGATACGGAATTGTCTATAAGTGCAGTTTGCATCATACGACTGCTGCAGTGAAGATCCTCCATTCTAAAGAGACTCACAGGACCAAGCAATTTCAGCAGGAG CTTGAAATCCTGAGCAGAATTCGTCATCCCCATTTGCTGATTCTTCTTGGTGCATGTCCGGAACACGGTTGTCTTGTTTATGAGTACATGGAGTACGGCAGCCTTGAGGATAGGTTGTTCCAGAAAAATAATACGCCTCCTATCCCATGGTTTGAGAGGTATAGAATTGCTTGGGAAGTAGCATCAGCTCTTGCCTTCCTGCACCACTCACAGTCACAACCTATTATCCACCGGGACCTGAAGCCTGCAAACATATTGCTTGATCGCAACTTGGTGAGCAAGATTGGCGATGTTGGTCTTTCAAAAATGCTTCACTCGGACTCTTCTGCTATATCAACTGTTTGCCAGGACACAGGCCCTGTGGGGACATTTTGCTACATAGATCCAGAGTATCAGAGGACTGGATTaatctctccaacatctgatgTTTATGCATTTGGGATGGTGATTTTGCAATTGCTGACTGCAAAACCAGCCATAGCACTTACCCATGTAGTGGAAACAGCAATTGATGATGATCGTTTAGTAGATGTACTTGATCCAGAAGCCGGCAATTGGCCAATTGAAGAGACAAAAGAACTGGCAGTATTGGGGCTGAGATGCACAGAGCTTCGCCGCAGGGATAGACCTGATTTGAGAGGTGAAGTACTTCCCGCACTGGAGAGATTGAAAGAGTTTGCTAATCGGGCTCGAGATATGCCATCCAATGAACAGATGGTGGCTCCGAACCACTTCATATGCCCAATAAGCAAG GACGTAATGGAAGACCCTTGTGTTGCTGCTGACGGGTACACTTATGATCGCGAGGCTTTGGAGATATGGCTCAGGGAGAATGATACATCCCCATTGACAAATCTCCCTCTGCCAAATAAGAATCTACTGCCAAACTATACACTTCTTTCTGCCATTGCCGACTGGAAGTCAAGAAAGGAATGA
- the LOC127797890 gene encoding U-box domain-containing protein 35-like isoform X1 gives MNESEIIQAKGLLGLPLPPSFTVAIAISGSRKSKYIVEWALQKFVPEGKLMFKLLHVRPKITTVPTPMGNSIPISQVRDDVAAAYIKEAEWQTNEKLLPYSNMCSRKKQVQVEILQIESDDVVDAISREVDDSTISNLVIGASSHSIFSRGQKLSSKIAEGAPSFCTVYVVSKGKLSSLRPSDSVTIASFEDESRETVGRIEDDGSEASCSTKNSSSHSSGSQAGLVLSHSLLCSPSLPMQRFQALSTINQTLLHKKSNSIESSDYGISYPNIMEREDGTSSCPSNSDIGHPHGGPSSFRSLVTDHSLWTSDQASISDGPSDFSSESQINVNFELEKLRIELRHIRGMYAIAQSETIDASRKVNDLEKCRLEDTIKLKEVKIKEVEAKELAIQERVNYEAARREVKCVKACAEKEAAQKREAEIKASYEAKEKEKLENALMGHQQYQKFEWEEIVLATLSFSDSLRIGMGGYGIVYKCSLHHTTAAVKILHSKETHRTKQFQQELEILSRIRHPHLLILLGACPEHGCLVYEYMEYGSLEDRLFQKNNTPPIPWFERYRIAWEVASALAFLHHSQSQPIIHRDLKPANILLDRNLVSKIGDVGLSKMLHSDSSAISTVCQDTGPVGTFCYIDPEYQRTGLISPTSDVYAFGMVILQLLTAKPAIALTHVVETAIDDDRLVDVLDPEAGNWPIEETKELAVLGLRCTELRRRDRPDLRGEVLPALERLKEFANRARDMPSNEQMVAPNHFICPISKDVMEDPCVAADGYTYDREALEIWLRENDTSPLTNLPLPNKNLLPNYTLLSAIADWKSRKE, from the exons ATGAATGAAAGTGAAATAATTCAGGCAAAAGGCCTGCTGGGATTGCCTCTTCCCCCGTCCTTCACTGTTGCAATAGCTATCAGTGGAAGCAGAAAAAGCAAATACATAGTCGAGTGGGCATTGCAGAAGTTTGTCCCAGAGGGCAAGTTAATGTTCAAGTTGCTCCATGTCCGTCCCAAAATAACCACGGTTCCAACACCAA TGGGAAATTCTATTCCTATTTCACAAGTGCGAGATGATGTAGCAGCTGCTTATATAAAGGAAGCGGAGTGGCAAACAAATGAAAAGCTCCTACCATACTCAAACATGTGTAGTCGGAAAAAG CAGGTACAAGTGGAAATTCTACAAATTGAATCAGATGATGTTGTAGATGCAATATCAAGGGAGGTGGATGACTCAACTATCAGCAACCTTGTTATAGGAGCTTCATCCCACAGCATATTTTCGAG AGGACAGAAGTTATCCTCAAAAATCGCAGAAGGTGCTCCAAGCTTTTGTACCGTTTATGTTGTTTCAAAGGGAAAGCTGTCCTCTCTGCGCCCATCTGATTCAGTAACAATTGCAAGTTTCGAGGATGAAAGTAGGGAAACAGTTGGAAGAATTGAAGATGATGGTAGCGAGGCAAGTTGCTCTACTAAGAATTCATCAAGTCACAGTTCTGGCTCACAAGCAG GCTTGGTTCTTTCACATTCTCTTTTGTGCTCTCCTTCCCTACCGATGCAGCGGTTTCAAGCTCTTTCGACTATAAACCAGACCCTTCTTCACAAGAAATCAAATTCAATTGAAAGTAGTGATTATGGAATCTCGTATCCAAATATCATGGAAAGGGAAGACGGAACGAGCTCTTGTCCTAGCAACTCGGATATTGGTCATCCACATGGTGGGCCATCTAGTTTCAGAAGCTTGGTAACGGACCATTCATTATGGACATCTGATCAGGCTTCAATCTCAGACGGTCCTTCAGATTTTTCATCCGAAAGCCAG ATCAATGTCAATTTTGAGCTAGAAAAACTGAGAATCGAACTGAGACATATTCGAGGAATGTATGCAATAGCTCAGAGTGAGACAATTGATGCTTCTAGGAAG gTAAATGATCTTGAGAAGTGCCGATTGGAAGACACAATCAAGCTTAAGGAGGTAAAAATTAAGGAGGTGGAAGCAAAAGAATTGGCAATACAAGAGAGAGTAAATTATGAAGCTGCAAGAAGGGAGGTTAAGTGTGTGAAGGCATGTGCTGAAAAAGAGGCTGCACAAAAGAGAGAAGCAGAGATTAAAGCTTCGTATGAagcaaaggagaaagaaaaacttgagaatgcACTGATGGGCCATCAGCAGTACCAGAAGTTTGAATGGGAGGAAATTGTGTTGGCCACTTTATCTTTCTCTGACAGTCTTAGAATTGGAATGGGAGGATACGGAATTGTCTATAAGTGCAGTTTGCATCATACGACTGCTGCAGTGAAGATCCTCCATTCTAAAGAGACTCACAGGACCAAGCAATTTCAGCAGGAG CTTGAAATCCTGAGCAGAATTCGTCATCCCCATTTGCTGATTCTTCTTGGTGCATGTCCGGAACACGGTTGTCTTGTTTATGAGTACATGGAGTACGGCAGCCTTGAGGATAGGTTGTTCCAGAAAAATAATACGCCTCCTATCCCATGGTTTGAGAGGTATAGAATTGCTTGGGAAGTAGCATCAGCTCTTGCCTTCCTGCACCACTCACAGTCACAACCTATTATCCACCGGGACCTGAAGCCTGCAAACATATTGCTTGATCGCAACTTGGTGAGCAAGATTGGCGATGTTGGTCTTTCAAAAATGCTTCACTCGGACTCTTCTGCTATATCAACTGTTTGCCAGGACACAGGCCCTGTGGGGACATTTTGCTACATAGATCCAGAGTATCAGAGGACTGGATTaatctctccaacatctgatgTTTATGCATTTGGGATGGTGATTTTGCAATTGCTGACTGCAAAACCAGCCATAGCACTTACCCATGTAGTGGAAACAGCAATTGATGATGATCGTTTAGTAGATGTACTTGATCCAGAAGCCGGCAATTGGCCAATTGAAGAGACAAAAGAACTGGCAGTATTGGGGCTGAGATGCACAGAGCTTCGCCGCAGGGATAGACCTGATTTGAGAGGTGAAGTACTTCCCGCACTGGAGAGATTGAAAGAGTTTGCTAATCGGGCTCGAGATATGCCATCCAATGAACAGATGGTGGCTCCGAACCACTTCATATGCCCAATAAGCAAG GACGTAATGGAAGACCCTTGTGTTGCTGCTGACGGGTACACTTATGATCGCGAGGCTTTGGAGATATGGCTCAGGGAGAATGATACATCCCCATTGACAAATCTCCCTCTGCCAAATAAGAATCTACTGCCAAACTATACACTTCTTTCTGCCATTGCCGACTGGAAGTCAAGAAAGGAATGA
- the LOC127797890 gene encoding U-box domain-containing protein 35-like isoform X3 translates to MNESEIIQAKGLLGLPLPPSFTVAIAISGSRKSKYIVEWALQKFVPEGKLMFKLLHVRPKITTVPTPMGNSIPISQVRDDVAAAYIKEAEWQTNEKLLPYSNMCSRKKQVQVEILQIESDDVVDAISREVDDSTISNLVIGASSHSIFSRGQKLSSKIAEGAPSFCTVYVVSKGKLSSLRPSDSVTIASFEDESRETVGRIEDDGSEASCSTKNSSSHSSGSQAGLVLSHSLLCSPSLPMQRFQALSTINQTLLHKKSNSIESSDYGISYPNIMEREDGTSSCPSNSDIGHPHGGPSSFRSLVTDHSLWTSDQASISDGPSDFSSESQVNDLEKCRLEDTIKLKEVKIKEVEAKELAIQERVNYEAARREVKCVKACAEKEAAQKREAEIKASYEAKEKEKLENALMGHQQYQKFEWEEIVLATLSFSDSLRIGMGGYGIVYKCSLHHTTAAVKILHSKETHRTKQFQQELEILSRIRHPHLLILLGACPEHGCLVYEYMEYGSLEDRLFQKNNTPPIPWFERYRIAWEVASALAFLHHSQSQPIIHRDLKPANILLDRNLVSKIGDVGLSKMLHSDSSAISTVCQDTGPVGTFCYIDPEYQRTGLISPTSDVYAFGMVILQLLTAKPAIALTHVVETAIDDDRLVDVLDPEAGNWPIEETKELAVLGLRCTELRRRDRPDLRGEVLPALERLKEFANRARDMPSNEQMVAPNHFICPISKDVMEDPCVAADGYTYDREALEIWLRENDTSPLTNLPLPNKNLLPNYTLLSAIADWKSRKE, encoded by the exons ATGAATGAAAGTGAAATAATTCAGGCAAAAGGCCTGCTGGGATTGCCTCTTCCCCCGTCCTTCACTGTTGCAATAGCTATCAGTGGAAGCAGAAAAAGCAAATACATAGTCGAGTGGGCATTGCAGAAGTTTGTCCCAGAGGGCAAGTTAATGTTCAAGTTGCTCCATGTCCGTCCCAAAATAACCACGGTTCCAACACCAA TGGGAAATTCTATTCCTATTTCACAAGTGCGAGATGATGTAGCAGCTGCTTATATAAAGGAAGCGGAGTGGCAAACAAATGAAAAGCTCCTACCATACTCAAACATGTGTAGTCGGAAAAAG CAGGTACAAGTGGAAATTCTACAAATTGAATCAGATGATGTTGTAGATGCAATATCAAGGGAGGTGGATGACTCAACTATCAGCAACCTTGTTATAGGAGCTTCATCCCACAGCATATTTTCGAG AGGACAGAAGTTATCCTCAAAAATCGCAGAAGGTGCTCCAAGCTTTTGTACCGTTTATGTTGTTTCAAAGGGAAAGCTGTCCTCTCTGCGCCCATCTGATTCAGTAACAATTGCAAGTTTCGAGGATGAAAGTAGGGAAACAGTTGGAAGAATTGAAGATGATGGTAGCGAGGCAAGTTGCTCTACTAAGAATTCATCAAGTCACAGTTCTGGCTCACAAGCAG GCTTGGTTCTTTCACATTCTCTTTTGTGCTCTCCTTCCCTACCGATGCAGCGGTTTCAAGCTCTTTCGACTATAAACCAGACCCTTCTTCACAAGAAATCAAATTCAATTGAAAGTAGTGATTATGGAATCTCGTATCCAAATATCATGGAAAGGGAAGACGGAACGAGCTCTTGTCCTAGCAACTCGGATATTGGTCATCCACATGGTGGGCCATCTAGTTTCAGAAGCTTGGTAACGGACCATTCATTATGGACATCTGATCAGGCTTCAATCTCAGACGGTCCTTCAGATTTTTCATCCGAAAGCCAG gTAAATGATCTTGAGAAGTGCCGATTGGAAGACACAATCAAGCTTAAGGAGGTAAAAATTAAGGAGGTGGAAGCAAAAGAATTGGCAATACAAGAGAGAGTAAATTATGAAGCTGCAAGAAGGGAGGTTAAGTGTGTGAAGGCATGTGCTGAAAAAGAGGCTGCACAAAAGAGAGAAGCAGAGATTAAAGCTTCGTATGAagcaaaggagaaagaaaaacttgagaatgcACTGATGGGCCATCAGCAGTACCAGAAGTTTGAATGGGAGGAAATTGTGTTGGCCACTTTATCTTTCTCTGACAGTCTTAGAATTGGAATGGGAGGATACGGAATTGTCTATAAGTGCAGTTTGCATCATACGACTGCTGCAGTGAAGATCCTCCATTCTAAAGAGACTCACAGGACCAAGCAATTTCAGCAGGAG CTTGAAATCCTGAGCAGAATTCGTCATCCCCATTTGCTGATTCTTCTTGGTGCATGTCCGGAACACGGTTGTCTTGTTTATGAGTACATGGAGTACGGCAGCCTTGAGGATAGGTTGTTCCAGAAAAATAATACGCCTCCTATCCCATGGTTTGAGAGGTATAGAATTGCTTGGGAAGTAGCATCAGCTCTTGCCTTCCTGCACCACTCACAGTCACAACCTATTATCCACCGGGACCTGAAGCCTGCAAACATATTGCTTGATCGCAACTTGGTGAGCAAGATTGGCGATGTTGGTCTTTCAAAAATGCTTCACTCGGACTCTTCTGCTATATCAACTGTTTGCCAGGACACAGGCCCTGTGGGGACATTTTGCTACATAGATCCAGAGTATCAGAGGACTGGATTaatctctccaacatctgatgTTTATGCATTTGGGATGGTGATTTTGCAATTGCTGACTGCAAAACCAGCCATAGCACTTACCCATGTAGTGGAAACAGCAATTGATGATGATCGTTTAGTAGATGTACTTGATCCAGAAGCCGGCAATTGGCCAATTGAAGAGACAAAAGAACTGGCAGTATTGGGGCTGAGATGCACAGAGCTTCGCCGCAGGGATAGACCTGATTTGAGAGGTGAAGTACTTCCCGCACTGGAGAGATTGAAAGAGTTTGCTAATCGGGCTCGAGATATGCCATCCAATGAACAGATGGTGGCTCCGAACCACTTCATATGCCCAATAAGCAAG GACGTAATGGAAGACCCTTGTGTTGCTGCTGACGGGTACACTTATGATCGCGAGGCTTTGGAGATATGGCTCAGGGAGAATGATACATCCCCATTGACAAATCTCCCTCTGCCAAATAAGAATCTACTGCCAAACTATACACTTCTTTCTGCCATTGCCGACTGGAAGTCAAGAAAGGAATGA
- the LOC127797872 gene encoding derlin-1-like translates to MATPMQYYRDLPPVAKTFGVLCLMSTSAYHLGLYNPRTIALFYGDVLKRLQVWRLITNFFFLGQFSLPFAYEILLIAYYGVRLERGPFDKRTADYVWMFIFAAISLLVMGAVPMLWSPFMGNSLVFVIVYVWSREFPNERINVHGLFELKGFYLPYYVIAVDLIIGNPLKPDLLGMAAGHLYYFLTVLYPLSGGKYVFKTPLWVHKLVAFWGQGYQANAPVGRYASTVPAFQGRSHRLDGNRTTPQPQPQPQQPHQADGVIFRGRGRRLSDQ, encoded by the exons ATGGCCACTCCTATGCA ATACTACCGAGATTTGCCGCCGGTGGCCAAGACTTTTGGGGTGCTCTGTTTGATGTCCACCTCTGCTTACCATCTGGGGCTCTACAATCCCAGGACCATAGCTCTGTTCTATGGAGATGTTCTGAAACGTTTGCAG GTTTGGAGGCTGATTACAAATTTCTTCTTCCTGGGGCAATTCTCTCTGCCATTTGCTTATGAAATTTTGCTAAT AGCGTACTATGGCGTGCGATTGGAGAGGGGGCCGTTCGACAAGAGGACGGCGGACTACGTGTGGATGTTCATCTTCGCCGCGATCTCGCTGCTG GTGATGGGAGCTGTTCCGATGTTGTGGTCGCCATTCATGGGGAATTCATTGGTGTTCGTCATCGTCTACGTCTGGAGCCGCGAGTTCCCCAACGAGCGTATCAACGTTCATGGCCTCTTCGAACTCAAG GGCTTCTACCTTCCTTACTATGTTATTGCAGTGGATCTAATCATTGGGAACCCTTTGAAGCCCGATCTCCTTGGCATGGCCGCTGGCCACTTGTACTATTTCTTGACGGTTCTTTATCCGCTTTCTGGCGGCAAATACGTCTTCAAGACTCCCCTCTGGGT TCACAAGCTAGTGGCATTCTGGGGGCAAGGATACCAAGCAAATGCTCCAGTGGGCAGATATGCTTCTACCGTGCCCGCTTTCCAGGGAAGAAGCCACCGCCTCGACGGCAATCGGACCACCCCTCAGCCTCAGCCTCAGCCGCAGCAGCCCCACCAAGCCGACGGTGTAATTTTCCGTGGCAGAGGCCGCCGGCTTAGTGACCAGTAG